A genomic window from Salvia miltiorrhiza cultivar Shanhuang (shh) chromosome 5, IMPLAD_Smil_shh, whole genome shotgun sequence includes:
- the LOC131024938 gene encoding protein ROH1: protein MPTTDNQGSFLNLISIRRNQVTAIEPAHDQEQEDLELFQKHVATRFSDLLPPSADDSAPPPPPLLSISWLRNLLDAFLCCEAEFKALLISGRDPASLSKPPLDRLIPDLLDRNVKALDLCNALSHGVDLLRHWHSLAQIAVASLSQQPLGEGQVRRARKALATVLTSMAFDDKDHAGGAASFHGRSAAAAERSWSVSRRGGRDRYASRFRSLSWSVARSWSAAKQAQAMSASLVAPRGAEVTALPMPIFIMSNVLVFVMWALVAAVPCQDRGGLATHLPVPKQLNWAQAMSGLVDKIGEDWKKKEKKGSAGLLEEAQRMERVAQWLVDLADSFMFPLDDDKAAELAAQVAELAEICSKMEEGLVPLQQQIREVFHKMVRSRADVLDVLDQAGKSSIPVPY from the coding sequence ATGCCGACGACCGACAACCAGGGCTCATTCCTGAACCTCATCAGCATCCGCCGCAACCAGGTGACGGCCATCGAGCCCGCCCACGACCAAGAGCAAGAAGACCTCGAGCTCTTCCAGAAGCACGTCGCCACCCGCTTCTCCGACCTCCTGCCCCCCTCGGCCGACGACTCGGCCCCCCCTCCGCCCCCCCTCCTCTCCATCTCCTGGCTCCGCAACCTCCTCGATGCCTTCCTCTGCTGCGAGGCCGAGTTCAAGGCCCTCCTCATCTCCGGCCGCGACCCCGCCTCCCTCTCCAAGCCCCCCCTCGACCGCCTCATCCCCGACCTCCTCGACCGCAACGTCAAGGCCCTCGACCTCTGCAACGCCCTCTCCCACGGCGTCGACCTCCTCCGCCACTGGCACAGCCTCGCCCAGATCGCCGTCGCCTCCCTCTCCCAGCAGCCCCTCGGCGAGGGCCAGGTCCGCCGCGCCCGCAAGGCCCTCGCCACCGTCCTCACCTCCATGGCCTTCGACGACAAGGACCACgccggcggcgccgcctccttccacggccgctccgccgccgccgccgagcgcTCCTGGTCCGTGTCCCGCCGCGGGGGCCGCGACCGCTACGCCAGCCGCTTCCGGTCGCTGTCGTGGTCGGTGGCGCGGTCGTGGTCGGCCGCGAAGCAGGCGCAGGCGATGTCGGCCAGCCTGGTGGCGCCGCGGGGGGCGGAGGTGACGGCGCTGCCGATGCCGATATTCATCATGAGCAACGTGCTGGTGTTCGTGATGTGGGCGCTGGTGGCGGCCGTGCCGTGCCAGGACCGCGGGGGGCTCGCGACGCACCTGCCCGTGCCGAAGCAGCTGAACTGGGCGCAGGCGATGAGCGGCCTCGTGGATAAGATCGGCGAGGAttggaagaagaaggagaagaagggGAGCGCCGGCTTGCTGGAGGAGGCGCAGAGGATGGAGAGGGTGGCGCAGTGGCTCGTCGATTTGGCCGACTCCTTTATGTTCCCGTTGGACGACGACAAGGCGGCGGAGCTCGCCGCGCAGGTGGCGGAGCTGGCCGAGATTTGCAGCAAGATGGAGGAAGGGCTGGTGCCGCTGCAGCAGCAAATTAGGGAAGTGTTTCATAAAATGGTGAGGAGTAGAGCCGATGTTCTTGATGTTCTTGATCAAGCTGGTAAATCATCCATACCAGTTCCATATTGA